From a region of the Thiomicrorhabdus sp. genome:
- a CDS encoding CmpA/NrtA family ABC transporter substrate-binding protein — MTTRSINRRNFVKKTALAVSLALGTMAFTTSVYALGEPEKEDLKFGFIKLTDMAPLAVAYEKGYFEDEGLYVQLEAQANWKVLLDRVIDGQLDGAHMLAGQPIAATIGYGTKAPVITPISMDLNGNAITVSNKTWAAMKPHVEMENGKPKHPISASALKPVVESYKDAGKPFKMGMVFPVSTHNYELRYWLAAGGLNPGYYAPDKGDTSGTLKADVLLSVTPPPQMPATMEAGTIEGYCVGEPWNQQAVFKGIGVPVISDNDIQKNNPEKVFGLREDFYEKYPNTTIRIVKAMIRAAFWLDEKNNANRPAAVKILSKSNYVGADYKVIANSMTGTFEYEKGDKRSEPDFNVFFRYNATYPYYSDAIWYMTQMRRWGQISEQKSDDWYKDMAKKVYRPDIYKKAVAELIADGTFKKSDFADVYATDGFRGVQDDFMDGIPYDGSKPNEYIDSMKIGLKGSDKL, encoded by the coding sequence ATGACTACTCGCTCTATCAATAGAAGAAACTTTGTTAAAAAAACAGCATTGGCCGTTTCGCTGGCGTTAGGAACAATGGCATTTACAACATCAGTTTATGCTTTAGGTGAACCTGAAAAAGAAGACTTAAAATTTGGTTTCATTAAGTTAACCGATATGGCTCCATTGGCGGTCGCGTATGAGAAAGGGTATTTTGAAGACGAGGGATTGTATGTTCAATTAGAAGCTCAAGCAAACTGGAAAGTGTTACTAGACCGAGTGATTGATGGACAGTTAGATGGTGCTCACATGCTTGCTGGTCAACCAATAGCAGCTACGATTGGTTATGGAACAAAAGCACCCGTTATTACACCGATTTCTATGGATTTAAATGGTAATGCAATTACTGTTTCAAATAAAACCTGGGCTGCGATGAAACCTCATGTTGAGATGGAAAACGGTAAACCAAAACATCCGATTAGTGCTTCTGCCTTAAAACCTGTTGTTGAATCTTATAAGGATGCCGGAAAGCCTTTTAAAATGGGAATGGTATTTCCTGTTTCAACACATAACTATGAATTACGCTACTGGTTGGCTGCTGGTGGGTTAAATCCTGGTTATTATGCTCCTGATAAAGGTGATACATCAGGAACTCTAAAAGCAGATGTTTTATTGTCAGTAACACCGCCACCTCAAATGCCAGCAACAATGGAGGCGGGCACAATAGAAGGGTACTGTGTGGGAGAACCATGGAACCAACAAGCGGTTTTTAAAGGAATTGGCGTACCAGTTATTTCAGATAATGACATCCAAAAGAATAACCCTGAAAAAGTATTTGGTTTACGTGAAGATTTTTATGAAAAATATCCAAATACAACCATTCGTATTGTAAAAGCAATGATTAGAGCGGCCTTTTGGTTAGATGAAAAGAACAATGCAAACCGCCCAGCGGCAGTAAAAATCTTATCTAAATCTAACTATGTTGGTGCAGACTATAAGGTTATTGCAAACTCAATGACTGGTACCTTTGAATATGAAAAAGGGGATAAACGTTCAGAACCAGATTTCAATGTGTTCTTCCGTTATAACGCAACTTACCCTTATTACTCAGATGCAATTTGGTACATGACCCAAATGCGCAGATGGGGCCAAATTTCTGAACAAAAATCTGATGACTGGTACAAAGATATGGCTAAAAAAGTGTATCGTCCAGATATCTATAAAAAAGCGGTTGCTGAGCTGATTGCTGATGGTACCTTTAAAAAATCCGATTTTGCAGATGTTTATGCAACAGATGGTTTCCGTGGGGTACAAGATGACTTTATGGATGGTATTCCATACGATGGTTCAAAACCAAATGAATACATTGATAGCATGAAAATTGGTTTAAAAGGATCAGATAAACTTTAA
- a CDS encoding ANTAR domain-containing response regulator, which yields MNPAFSVLLISDGPEPAKTIQDGLKSSGASVIHTCSVTDAFLQVVDSMQVDLIVLDIDKPTVGLFEQFSVVQELCPKPIVCFSNDSDSKVIEKSVKAGIAAYIVDGKSEERIKPIIDVAILRFNQCQAVKKELAQVKDKLSERAVIEKAKGLLIEHKNMTENDAYKTLRKMAMDQGKKISVVAHEVCGVLVGLEGV from the coding sequence ATGAATCCCGCATTTTCAGTTTTATTAATCAGTGATGGTCCTGAACCTGCTAAAACTATTCAAGATGGTTTAAAAAGTTCTGGTGCATCTGTGATTCACACTTGTTCAGTGACAGATGCTTTTTTGCAGGTTGTTGATTCTATGCAGGTTGATTTGATTGTGCTTGATATTGATAAGCCAACGGTAGGTTTATTTGAGCAATTTAGTGTGGTTCAAGAGTTATGCCCGAAACCAATTGTTTGTTTTAGTAACGACTCTGATTCTAAAGTGATTGAAAAATCGGTTAAGGCAGGTATAGCAGCCTATATTGTTGACGGTAAATCAGAAGAACGAATTAAGCCTATCATTGACGTAGCAATATTACGTTTTAATCAATGCCAGGCAGTTAAAAAAGAGTTAGCTCAAGTTAAAGATAAATTATCAGAGAGAGCAGTAATTGAAAAAGCTAAGGGGCTTTTGATAGAACATAAAAACATGACTGAAAATGATGCCTACAAAACCTTGCGTAAAATGGCGATGGATCAAGGTAAAAAAATCTCTGTTGTGGCTCATGAAGTATGTGGTGTTTTAGTTGGTCTAGAAGGCGTTTGA
- a CDS encoding ANTAR domain-containing response regulator: MSLKVMLVDNESVRSAILAQALNDNGYEVIARVKPGPGLLAQVALHLPDMIVVDTDSPDRDILESMHLLSEHNPLPVVMFADEENETIIQEAIRSGVSSYVVKGVDMERVNSIMSVSIARFREYQAIKKELKETKSELVDTKLIDKAKRLLMKNKGVDEDQAYEAMRKLSMDANQKMSQVAQNIVNVYEL, from the coding sequence ATGAGTCTTAAAGTCATGTTGGTGGATAACGAATCAGTTCGTTCTGCGATACTTGCACAAGCATTGAATGATAATGGCTATGAGGTGATTGCCCGAGTAAAGCCTGGCCCAGGTCTTTTGGCTCAAGTTGCACTTCATCTTCCTGATATGATTGTTGTGGATACAGATTCGCCTGATAGAGATATTCTAGAAAGTATGCATTTATTGAGTGAACATAATCCATTACCTGTCGTTATGTTTGCCGATGAAGAGAATGAAACAATTATTCAAGAAGCTATTCGCTCTGGTGTGAGTAGTTATGTTGTTAAAGGTGTAGATATGGAAAGGGTGAACTCTATTATGAGTGTATCTATTGCACGATTTAGAGAATACCAGGCAATAAAAAAAGAGTTGAAAGAAACAAAATCAGAATTAGTGGATACCAAATTGATAGACAAGGCAAAACGTTTATTAATGAAGAATAAAGGGGTTGATGAAGATCAAGCTTATGAAGCTATGCGAAAACTCTCTATGGATGCAAATCAAAAAATGTCCCAAGTAGCACAAAATATTGTCAATGTTTATGAGTTGTAG
- the nirB gene encoding nitrite reductase large subunit NirB, producing the protein MNKQKIVVIGNGMVGHNFIEKLVASEAYNNFEIHTFCEEPRVAYDRVYLSSYFSGKTAEDLSLVKPGFYENNGVTIYMNDKAVDINRQTKTVTSETGISIEYDKLIMATGSYPFVPPIDGNSREGCLVYRTIEDLDAMKEVAAKGEVGVVVGGGLLGLEAAKALVDLGLETHVVEFAPRLMPVQLDDGGAALLKRKIEKLGVTVHTSKATTLITDGEHCMNKMIFADGEELETDMVLFSAGIRPRDELAKQVGLELGPRGGIQINDQCKTSDDDIYAIGECALHEGMIYGLVAPGYAMAQVVVNQLNAEPASFTGADMSTKLKLMGVDVASIGDPHGTDEKALSYVYENGPEEIYKKIVVTPDGKKLLGAVLVGDADDFGNLLQIMLNDMDLPEHPDALILPNRDGSTDSLFGPDALPETAQLCSCYNVSKGDIIQAVEGGCCTMSDIKATTEAGTGCGGCVQLVTNVLNSELSKRGVEVNTDICEHFGHTRQELYHICQVEQIKDFDTLIKLHGKGCGCEVCKQAAGSIFASLWNSYALEEDKIALQDTNDNYLGNMQKDGTYSVIPRVPGGEITPQKLIVLGEVATKYKLYTKVNGGQRIVLFGAQMNDLPSIWKELIDAGFESGQAYAKALRTVKSCVGSTWCRFGLDDSVTMAIELENRYKGLRSPHKIKMGVSGCTRECAEAQAKDIGLISTENGWNLFVCGNGGMKPRHADLFATELTKEEVFKYVDRLLMFYIKTADRLQRTATWMDNLEGGLAYLQDVVIHDSLGLGDELEAQMQRLHETYKCDWKTAIENPEFTKRFRSFVNVDTPAPQLFVQERGQIRPATEDEKLQGIAVEIKQIA; encoded by the coding sequence ATGAACAAGCAAAAAATAGTGGTCATTGGTAATGGTATGGTTGGCCATAACTTTATTGAAAAGTTAGTAGCCAGCGAAGCCTACAATAATTTTGAAATACACACCTTTTGTGAAGAACCTCGTGTGGCTTATGACAGAGTCTATTTATCATCCTATTTTTCAGGAAAAACTGCTGAAGATCTTTCATTAGTTAAGCCAGGTTTTTATGAGAATAATGGCGTTACGATTTATATGAATGATAAGGCAGTAGATATTAATCGCCAAACAAAAACTGTTACCTCTGAAACCGGTATAAGCATTGAATATGACAAATTAATTATGGCAACAGGTTCATATCCGTTTGTACCGCCAATCGACGGTAATAGCCGTGAAGGTTGCTTAGTTTACCGAACAATTGAAGATTTAGATGCTATGAAAGAGGTAGCAGCAAAAGGTGAAGTTGGCGTGGTAGTCGGAGGCGGTTTGCTCGGTTTGGAAGCGGCTAAAGCACTCGTTGATTTAGGTTTAGAAACCCATGTAGTCGAATTTGCACCAAGGCTTATGCCAGTGCAATTAGATGATGGTGGTGCAGCTCTTTTAAAACGTAAAATTGAAAAACTTGGAGTAACAGTTCATACCTCAAAAGCGACCACTCTCATTACCGATGGCGAGCATTGTATGAATAAGATGATCTTTGCTGATGGTGAAGAACTAGAGACTGATATGGTCTTGTTTTCTGCTGGTATTCGCCCACGTGATGAACTTGCAAAACAGGTCGGTTTGGAATTAGGCCCAAGAGGAGGAATCCAAATCAATGACCAATGTAAAACTAGTGATGACGATATCTATGCAATAGGGGAATGTGCCTTACATGAAGGTATGATTTATGGTTTGGTGGCACCTGGTTATGCCATGGCTCAAGTCGTTGTCAATCAATTAAATGCAGAACCTGCTAGCTTTACTGGTGCCGATATGAGTACCAAACTGAAATTAATGGGGGTTGATGTAGCATCTATTGGTGACCCACACGGTACAGATGAAAAAGCACTCTCTTATGTATATGAAAATGGACCAGAAGAGATTTATAAAAAAATAGTCGTTACTCCAGATGGTAAAAAATTATTAGGTGCCGTATTGGTTGGTGATGCAGATGACTTTGGCAACTTATTGCAAATTATGCTCAATGATATGGATTTGCCAGAACACCCGGATGCCTTGATTCTACCAAATAGAGATGGTTCTACCGATAGCTTATTTGGCCCAGATGCTCTACCAGAAACCGCACAATTATGTTCGTGCTATAACGTCTCAAAAGGAGATATTATTCAAGCGGTTGAGGGTGGTTGTTGCACGATGAGTGACATAAAAGCAACTACAGAAGCGGGAACGGGTTGTGGTGGTTGTGTGCAATTGGTTACTAATGTACTTAACAGTGAGTTAAGCAAACGAGGTGTAGAAGTAAATACCGATATCTGTGAGCATTTTGGGCATACTCGCCAAGAGCTGTATCACATTTGCCAAGTTGAACAAATTAAAGACTTTGACACTTTAATTAAGCTGCATGGCAAAGGCTGTGGTTGCGAAGTATGTAAACAAGCCGCGGGAAGTATTTTTGCATCGTTATGGAATTCATACGCTTTAGAAGAGGACAAAATTGCCCTGCAAGATACCAACGATAACTATTTGGGTAATATGCAAAAAGACGGTACCTATTCTGTTATTCCTCGTGTTCCTGGCGGTGAAATTACTCCACAAAAATTAATTGTATTAGGTGAGGTGGCAACCAAATATAAACTTTATACCAAGGTGAATGGTGGGCAACGAATTGTACTCTTTGGTGCTCAAATGAATGACTTACCTTCAATCTGGAAAGAATTAATTGATGCGGGCTTTGAATCAGGTCAAGCCTATGCCAAAGCATTGCGAACAGTAAAGTCTTGCGTTGGTTCTACCTGGTGTCGCTTTGGATTAGATGACTCAGTCACCATGGCGATTGAATTAGAAAATCGTTATAAAGGTTTGCGTTCTCCTCACAAAATTAAAATGGGTGTTTCTGGTTGTACTCGAGAGTGTGCTGAAGCCCAAGCCAAAGATATTGGATTAATTTCTACAGAAAACGGCTGGAATTTATTTGTATGTGGTAATGGCGGTATGAAACCGCGTCATGCAGATTTATTTGCTACAGAACTCACCAAAGAAGAAGTATTTAAATACGTTGATCGCTTATTAATGTTCTACATAAAAACGGCAGATAGACTTCAAAGAACCGCAACTTGGATGGATAACTTAGAAGGAGGTTTAGCCTATCTTCAAGATGTCGTTATTCATGATTCTTTAGGCTTAGGTGATGAGCTTGAAGCACAGATGCAAAGATTACATGAAACCTATAAATGTGATTGGAAAACGGCTATTGAAAATCCAGAGTTTACTAAACGTTTCCGCTCATTCGTCAATGTAGATACTCCGGCTCCACAGCTTTTTGTACAAGAGCGTGGGCAAATAAGACCAGCTACAGAAGATGAAAAACTGCAAGGTATTGCTGTTGAAATTAAACAGATAGCTTAG
- a CDS encoding ABC transporter ATP-binding protein, protein MSEVHLELTDVGIEFPTPKGPFRALRDINLKIDQGEFISLIGHSGCGKSTVLNIVAGLYQATEGGVLLDGREVNAPGPERAVVFQNHSLLPWLTAYENVELAVDQVFKKSKNAKEKKEWIEHNLKLVHMDHAMHKRPDEISGGMKQRVGIARALAMQPQVMLMDEPFGALDALTRAHLQDSLMEIQKELNNTVIMITHDVDEAVLLSDRIVMMTNGPNATIGEILKIELPHPRDRLALADDPTYNHYRSEVLRFLYEKQRKVEQ, encoded by the coding sequence ATGTCAGAAGTTCATTTAGAATTAACCGATGTTGGAATTGAATTTCCAACACCAAAAGGGCCTTTTAGAGCTCTAAGAGATATTAATTTAAAGATTGATCAAGGTGAATTTATTTCATTAATTGGTCACTCAGGTTGTGGTAAATCTACCGTACTCAATATTGTTGCTGGCTTGTATCAAGCAACAGAAGGTGGTGTTCTTTTAGATGGCCGTGAGGTAAATGCTCCCGGTCCAGAAAGAGCGGTGGTATTTCAAAATCACTCATTACTACCTTGGTTAACAGCCTATGAAAATGTGGAACTCGCCGTAGACCAAGTTTTCAAAAAAAGCAAAAACGCTAAAGAGAAAAAAGAGTGGATAGAGCATAACCTAAAATTAGTACATATGGATCACGCTATGCATAAACGTCCTGATGAAATTTCGGGAGGAATGAAACAACGTGTAGGGATTGCAAGAGCTTTAGCTATGCAGCCTCAAGTCATGTTGATGGATGAACCATTTGGTGCTCTTGATGCCTTAACCCGTGCTCACTTGCAAGACTCTTTAATGGAGATTCAAAAAGAGCTAAATAATACGGTTATTATGATTACCCATGATGTTGATGAAGCTGTTTTGCTATCTGACAGAATTGTGATGATGACTAATGGGCCTAATGCAACAATCGGTGAGATATTGAAAATTGAATTACCGCATCCAAGGGATAGATTAGCTCTTGCAGATGATCCAACTTATAACCACTATCGTTCTGAAGTTTTACGTTTTTTATATGAAAAACAGCGTAAAGTTGAACAATAA
- a CDS encoding ABC transporter permease, which translates to MNPLKWGVIEPFYKLIIGEDRKAQINTIVKMIGLPVAGILIFLLVWQGVASHINTSLGQFPGPVQTYEQFISLNEEAEQESIKEERFYQRQEERNIRKLEKNPDAVIKVREYTGPPTFFDQILRSLITVMSGFILASIIAIPIGIIIGLSSNAYSAVNPLIQIFKPVSPLAWLPLVTMVVSAVYVTDDPAFDKAFLNSMFTVLLCCLWPTIINTAAGVATVTQDLKNVSQVLSLSWWTHVRKIVLPCSIPMMFTGLRISLGIAWMVLIAAEMLAQNPGLGKFVWDEFQNGSSDSLGRIMVAVIVIGIVGFFLDRVMLILQKAVSWDKTADIR; encoded by the coding sequence ATGAACCCATTAAAATGGGGGGTAATTGAGCCCTTTTATAAACTCATAATTGGCGAAGATCGTAAAGCCCAAATTAACACAATCGTTAAAATGATTGGTTTGCCAGTCGCTGGTATTCTTATCTTTTTATTAGTGTGGCAAGGTGTCGCGTCGCACATTAATACCTCTTTAGGTCAGTTTCCTGGGCCAGTTCAAACTTATGAACAATTCATTAGTTTAAATGAAGAGGCTGAGCAAGAATCCATTAAAGAAGAACGTTTCTATCAAAGACAAGAAGAACGTAATATTCGTAAGTTAGAGAAAAACCCAGATGCGGTTATTAAGGTGCGTGAATATACAGGACCGCCTACCTTTTTTGATCAAATTTTACGTAGCCTTATTACGGTTATGAGTGGTTTTATTTTAGCCTCTATTATTGCTATTCCAATTGGTATTATCATTGGTTTGAGCAGCAATGCTTATTCAGCGGTAAATCCGTTAATTCAAATATTTAAACCAGTTTCACCTTTGGCTTGGCTGCCTTTAGTGACAATGGTGGTATCTGCTGTTTATGTAACAGATGACCCAGCATTTGATAAAGCATTTTTAAATTCGATGTTTACGGTTTTATTATGTTGTTTATGGCCAACTATTATTAATACGGCTGCTGGGGTAGCAACGGTTACTCAAGATTTAAAAAATGTGAGTCAGGTACTAAGTTTAAGCTGGTGGACTCATGTTCGCAAAATCGTTTTACCATGTTCTATTCCAATGATGTTTACAGGATTACGTATTTCTTTAGGTATTGCGTGGATGGTATTGATTGCAGCAGAAATGCTAGCTCAAAATCCAGGACTAGGTAAGTTTGTTTGGGATGAATTTCAAAATGGAAGTTCTGATTCTTTAGGTCGTATCATGGTTGCAGTCATTGTGATTGGTATAGTCGGTTTCTTTTTAGATCGTGTCATGCTGATTTTACAAAAAGCAGTTTCATGGGATAAAACAGCGGATATTCGTTAA
- a CDS encoding NAD(P)/FAD-dependent oxidoreductase, whose product MKQTIKQKLVLIGSGMVGTRFLERLLLEAPEQYDIRVFNKEPYGGYNRIMLSPVLAGEQAISDIMTHDHDWFKSHSIHLHTSTEISKIDSQNKTVHTDLGAVYSYDKLVIATGSTSFILPLPGNTLPGVVAFRDVRDVTYMIDSSEKKQNAVVIGGGLLGIEAANGLIKRGMNVTVVHRNEILMNMQMDKVSARLLRNSLAKVGMKFKLQAETVEILGTDHVTGVKFADGTQIDADLVVMAVGIKPNIAVAKKIGLKTNKGILINDQLETSHKDIYALGECVEHKGKLYGLVAPLYEQAQILALNLSGKRSDYVGSFISTKLKVTGISLFSAGDFHDSKETESIIYKDLSKQIYRKIVLKNNRIQGAILFGDVSGANWIFEHLNQQTDMSAFRDTMIFGEGFLPSTDKQEQKEKVA is encoded by the coding sequence ATGAAGCAAACAATAAAGCAAAAGCTTGTTCTAATTGGGTCAGGAATGGTTGGTACTAGATTCCTTGAACGTCTTCTTCTAGAAGCTCCAGAACAATACGATATTAGGGTTTTTAACAAAGAACCTTATGGTGGTTATAATCGTATTATGCTATCGCCAGTGCTTGCTGGCGAACAAGCTATCTCTGACATCATGACTCACGATCATGACTGGTTTAAATCTCATTCTATACACCTTCATACCAGTACTGAAATTTCCAAAATTGACTCACAAAACAAGACAGTCCATACAGACTTAGGTGCCGTATATTCATACGATAAGCTAGTTATTGCTACTGGTTCTACTTCCTTTATTCTTCCTCTTCCTGGCAATACATTGCCTGGCGTTGTGGCATTTCGAGATGTACGCGATGTGACCTACATGATTGACTCATCTGAAAAAAAACAAAATGCTGTCGTAATCGGAGGCGGCCTACTAGGTATTGAAGCCGCAAACGGTTTAATAAAAAGAGGAATGAATGTCACTGTCGTTCATCGTAATGAAATATTAATGAATATGCAGATGGATAAGGTCTCAGCCAGGTTGCTTCGTAACAGCCTGGCAAAGGTGGGTATGAAGTTTAAGCTGCAGGCGGAAACTGTTGAAATTTTGGGTACTGACCATGTTACAGGCGTTAAGTTTGCTGACGGAACCCAAATTGATGCCGATTTGGTTGTTATGGCGGTAGGCATTAAACCTAACATAGCAGTAGCTAAAAAAATTGGGCTAAAAACGAATAAAGGTATTTTGATTAATGATCAATTAGAAACTTCTCACAAAGATATTTATGCCCTTGGAGAGTGTGTTGAACATAAAGGAAAACTTTATGGTTTGGTTGCACCTTTATATGAGCAAGCACAAATACTGGCATTGAATTTATCCGGTAAACGATCTGATTATGTAGGCAGTTTTATCTCAACAAAATTAAAAGTCACTGGAATAAGCCTGTTTTCTGCAGGTGACTTTCATGATTCTAAAGAAACAGAGTCAATTATTTATAAAGATTTGAGCAAACAAATCTACCGAAAAATTGTTTTAAAAAATAATCGTATTCAAGGGGCTATTTTGTTTGGTGATGTTAGCGGTGCTAATTGGATTTTTGAACATTTAAATCAGCAAACAGATATGTCTGCTTTTAGAGACACAATGATATTTGGTGAGGGGTTTCTACCTTCAACTGATAAGCAAGAACAGAAGGAGAAAGTCGCATGA
- the nirD gene encoding nitrite reductase small subunit NirD, whose protein sequence is MSEFIKVCSIKDLVKNSGVAALVKDTQIALFYINEQVFALNNYDPIGKANVMSRGMIGDINGKLMVAAPLQKQHYNLQTGECFDIEGISIPVYETKIENENVFVKL, encoded by the coding sequence ATGAGTGAGTTTATTAAAGTCTGTTCAATCAAAGATTTGGTCAAAAATTCTGGTGTAGCCGCCTTAGTGAAAGATACACAAATCGCACTTTTTTATATCAATGAGCAAGTATTTGCCTTAAACAACTACGACCCGATTGGTAAAGCCAATGTTATGTCTCGTGGCATGATTGGAGATATAAACGGCAAGCTCATGGTTGCCGCTCCTTTACAAAAACAGCACTACAATTTACAAACAGGTGAGTGCTTTGATATTGAAGGCATCTCAATTCCCGTTTATGAAACTAAAATTGAAAATGAGAATGTTTTTGTAAAACTCTAA
- a CDS encoding CmpA/NrtA family ABC transporter substrate-binding protein, whose amino-acid sequence MKDEIKIGFIPLTDSAPLVIAKEEGFFDQFDLDVTLVKEVSWSNIRDKLIFGEFDAAHMLAPMLISSSLGLGSVKKPLVTAYAFGLNGNAISVSNEIFAELSSIEKDIVLKPELSASTLKKVIESRKQLGKGMLRFAVVFPYSMHNYLLRHWFSTSGIEVGEDVEVLVVPPSSVVQALDEGMIDGYCVGEPWNTHAVKKQVGVTVITGYEIWNNAPEKVLGVRAAWAQENVSTHKRLIKALYLASRWIDDADNYPKLVKYLSQEKYVGAPVDSIQNAYKGEVCNPLQGTCRKIPNFSLPYKYQANFPWQSHAKWIVEQMQKLGQLSTDFDSAEVAKSVYWTDFYRDVISSLGVSLPLVNEKQEGLHNDVWFMDDIELGSDAML is encoded by the coding sequence ATGAAAGATGAAATAAAGATTGGCTTTATCCCTTTAACTGATAGCGCCCCTTTAGTGATTGCTAAAGAAGAAGGTTTTTTTGATCAATTTGATTTAGATGTCACTTTAGTGAAAGAGGTGTCTTGGTCAAATATTCGTGACAAATTAATTTTTGGTGAATTTGATGCCGCACATATGCTCGCTCCAATGTTGATTTCATCTTCTTTGGGTCTGGGTAGCGTTAAAAAACCATTGGTAACTGCCTATGCCTTTGGTTTGAATGGCAATGCTATTAGTGTCTCTAATGAGATATTTGCTGAGCTGAGCTCAATTGAAAAGGATATTGTCCTAAAACCTGAATTGAGTGCTAGTACCTTAAAAAAAGTAATTGAGAGTAGAAAGCAGCTTGGAAAAGGAATGTTAAGGTTTGCGGTTGTATTTCCTTACTCAATGCACAATTATTTACTTAGGCATTGGTTTTCAACATCTGGTATCGAGGTAGGGGAAGATGTAGAAGTATTGGTTGTACCTCCGTCAAGTGTAGTTCAAGCATTGGATGAAGGCATGATTGATGGATATTGTGTTGGAGAGCCTTGGAATACGCATGCTGTTAAAAAACAAGTGGGTGTAACCGTTATAACCGGATACGAAATTTGGAATAATGCTCCTGAAAAAGTTCTTGGTGTGCGTGCTGCTTGGGCTCAAGAGAATGTTAGTACCCACAAGCGACTGATAAAGGCATTGTATTTGGCAAGCCGTTGGATTGATGATGCCGATAACTACCCAAAATTAGTTAAATATCTATCGCAAGAGAAATATGTGGGTGCCCCTGTAGACTCAATTCAAAATGCATATAAAGGTGAGGTATGCAATCCGTTGCAAGGTACCTGTAGAAAAATTCCTAATTTTAGTTTGCCGTATAAATACCAAGCTAATTTTCCTTGGCAATCCCATGCAAAATGGATTGTCGAACAGATGCAAAAGCTAGGCCAGTTATCTACAGATTTTGATTCTGCTGAAGTCGCCAAGTCTGTTTATTGGACAGATTTTTATCGAGATGTCATATCTTCATTAGGTGTATCTTTGCCTTTAGTGAATGAAAAACAAGAGGGATTACATAATGATGTTTGGTTTATGGATGATATAGAATTGGGTTCAGATGCTATGTTATAG